The following is a genomic window from Nitrospira sp. SG-bin1.
GTTTAAAGTTGCCCTTGACCTTCAGGTTAAACACGATGAGAGGCAATTTATTGTCCATGCAGAGGCTGATCGCCGTGGAATCCATCACCTTGAGCTTCTGATTGAGAATGGACAAGAAAGAAATCCTCTCATATTTCTTCGCCGACGGATTGGTGACAGGATCGGCGTCATAGATGCCGTCGACTTTGGTCCCTTTCATGATCACTTGCGCGCTGATCTCCATCGCGCGCAGGACGGCGGCCGTATCGGTCGAAAAATAGGGGTTGCCCGTGCCGGCTGCAAAAATGACCACGCGGCTTTTTTCAAGGTGGCGGATCGCCCTCCGACGGATGTACCCTTCGGCGAGCTGGCGCATCTCGATGGCGGATTGGACGCGGGTGATGATCCCGATCCGCTCCAGCGCATTTTGGAGTGCCAACGCATTGAGCACCGTCGCCAGCATCCCCATGTAATCCGCTGAGGCGCGCTCCATGCCGGATGCGCTGGCCGCGATCCCACGA
Proteins encoded in this region:
- the pyrH gene encoding UMP kinase (Catalyzes the phosphorylation of UMP to UDP) encodes the protein MSSAKYQRLLLKVSGEMLAGEQGYGIQPSVLENLAEEIASVVALDVQVAVVIGGGNIFRGIAASASGMERASADYMGMLATVLNALALQNALERIGIITRVQSAIEMRQLAEGYIRRRAIRHLEKSRVVIFAAGTGNPYFSTDTAAVLRAMEISAQVIMKGTKVDGIYDADPVTNPSAKKYERISFLSILNQKLKVMDSTAISLCMDNKLPLIVFNLKVKGNFKHVALGEPIGTLVTLGDR